One part of the Candidatus Cloacimonadota bacterium genome encodes these proteins:
- the add gene encoding adenosine deaminase — MDIKMTREFIQKLPKTDLHVHLDGSVRIDTIIDLAKQFKIKLPTLDPDELRGLIVCGDHTVSLEDYLRGFGIVNLVLQNKEGLRRAAYELAEDAAKENVRYMEVRYSPILHTDRGLKLTEISQAVIDGLKQGERDFGIKTAVIICGMRNMDPTTSVKLAELAVAFKNKGVIGFDLAGGEYNNPAKDHKEAFDLSLKNNLNITIHAGEAYGPDSIHQALHYCGAHRIGHGTRLVEDGDLLNYVNDHRIPLEICIKSNFHTKAVPNIRSHPIDFYIDYGLRVTINTDNRTISNTTVTDEYLLAINELKLDYPTIKNVILNGFKSAFIPYKERVRLINSILKELEEIEENELKTKVKIRENL; from the coding sequence ATGGATATCAAAATGACCCGGGAGTTCATCCAAAAACTCCCCAAAACCGACCTGCACGTGCACCTGGACGGCAGTGTGCGCATCGACACGATCATCGACCTGGCCAAGCAGTTCAAGATCAAGCTGCCCACCCTGGACCCGGACGAGTTGCGCGGCCTGATCGTTTGCGGCGACCACACCGTGAGCCTGGAAGACTATCTGCGCGGCTTCGGGATCGTGAACCTGGTGCTGCAAAACAAGGAAGGCCTGCGCCGCGCGGCCTACGAACTGGCCGAGGACGCCGCCAAAGAGAACGTGCGTTACATGGAAGTGCGCTATTCCCCCATCCTGCACACGGACAGGGGCCTCAAACTCACCGAGATCTCGCAGGCCGTGATCGACGGGCTCAAACAGGGCGAGCGCGATTTTGGCATTAAAACGGCCGTGATCATCTGCGGCATGCGCAACATGGACCCCACCACCTCGGTGAAACTGGCGGAACTGGCCGTGGCCTTTAAAAACAAGGGTGTGATCGGTTTCGACCTGGCCGGCGGCGAATACAACAATCCCGCCAAGGACCACAAGGAAGCCTTCGACCTCTCGCTGAAAAACAACCTCAACATCACCATCCACGCGGGCGAGGCCTACGGTCCCGACAGCATCCACCAGGCGCTGCACTATTGCGGCGCGCACCGCATCGGGCACGGCACCCGGTTGGTGGAGGACGGCGATCTGCTGAACTACGTGAACGACCACCGCATCCCTCTGGAGATCTGCATCAAGAGCAATTTCCACACCAAGGCGGTGCCCAACATCCGCAGCCACCCCATCGATTTCTATATCGATTACGGCCTCCGCGTGACCATCAACACGGACAACCGCACCATTTCCAACACCACCGTCACCGATGAATATTTGCTGGCCATCAACGAACTGAAGCTGGATTACCCCACCATCAAAAACGTGATCCTGAACGGCTTCAAGAGTGCCTTCATACCCTATAAGGAACGCGTTCGCCTGATCAACTCCATCCTCAAGGAGCTGGAGGAGATCGAGGAAAACGAGCTGAAGACCAAGGTCAAGATCAGGGAAAACCTCTAG
- the gmhA gene encoding D-sedoheptulose 7-phosphate isomerase — translation MRELIQASCTAAGRNLKAFLAEAGNFAAIENAARLIAQGFARGGKVIAFGNGGSMCDAMHFAEELTGRFRRDRKALPAIALSDPSHLTCVGNDYGFEQVFARGVEAYAAAGDVVLGLSTSGNSPNVIRGLATARELGCHTIALLGKDGGQLAGTCELQIIVPGEHSDRIQELHTLILHIIIECVERLLFGDVASGDKNP, via the coding sequence ATGCGCGAACTCATCCAAGCTTCCTGCACCGCGGCGGGCCGCAACCTGAAGGCCTTTCTGGCCGAAGCAGGGAATTTCGCCGCCATCGAAAACGCGGCCCGGCTGATCGCGCAGGGATTTGCCCGGGGCGGCAAGGTGATCGCCTTCGGCAACGGCGGTTCGATGTGCGACGCGATGCACTTCGCGGAAGAGCTCACGGGCCGCTTTCGTCGGGACCGCAAAGCTCTGCCCGCCATAGCTTTATCCGATCCCAGCCACCTCACCTGTGTGGGCAACGACTACGGCTTCGAGCAGGTCTTCGCCCGGGGCGTGGAAGCCTACGCCGCAGCGGGGGACGTGGTGCTGGGCCTTTCCACCAGCGGCAATTCGCCCAATGTGATCCGCGGCCTGGCCACCGCGCGGGAACTGGGCTGCCACACCATCGCCCTGCTGGGCAAGGACGGAGGCCAGCTAGCCGGGACCTGCGAACTGCAGATCATCGTGCCCGGCGAACACAGCGACAGGATCCAGGAACTGCACACCCTGATCCTGCACATCATCATTGAATGCGTGGAGCGGCTGCTCTTTGGGGACGTCGCTTCCGGAGACAAAAATCCATGA